The proteins below come from a single Stomoxys calcitrans chromosome 1, idStoCalc2.1, whole genome shotgun sequence genomic window:
- the LOC106094152 gene encoding mucin-2-like → MNFVILAATVSGLLSFANPAKASLKGYENPWINFEIAKNENAVCANSANSYHADPKHCRNFIECINGIAYRRQCASDMYWNQKYFTCVWSSDHCKDNNANVCANGEMYHADAEDCHYFIQCSNGTPHRKKCAEPLFWKQQALSCVWTSDHCEEQMSPSTTTQRPTTTTTPEEPTTTTTLRPTTTTTEEPTTTTTLRPTTTTTEEPTTTTQRPTSTTTTTLGSTTPTTEEPTTTTTLRPTTTTAEEPTTTTTTPTPTSTTTEFPTPTTTPEGTIATDSTTPPTTTENPPICEDIDKPYHADPYDCEYYIECIDGQAHRMKCPNGLYWNQLVMACVLGNEHCSNETLTTTTETTTPTAPSFKCGEELSYHSDPNNCTNYIQCLHGIATIINCPFFTYWEENVGACVIGSCQNEETTTAIPTTISTTTEAATTANVCSDDISFHADPQNCTQFIQCYEGNPFTLSCPEQTYWNISTNACVIGQCEVATTTEGPETTTPSYQCEEDDVSYHPDPNNCKNFIQCLNGTVTVEHCPQFTYWEEKIGACVVGTCQNGEVTTVAPTTTTTVWTTSPTTPSICGEETSYHGDPENCTQFIECYQGNPFTLPCPEQTYWNISVGACVKGYCEDSITTEQPELTTPSYKCGDGLSYHPDPNDCTNYIQCLNGIETILNCPQFQYWNERVGACVAGICHNEEGTETTSVITTTTTESTTTLTTPSLCDDETTSFHPHPYNCRQFIQCFMGSALTLQCPDETYWNVSNESCDFGYCDDEITSTLSTVTTQQPIIDPSICEDGVQYLPDHYDCHYLIECINGVPVRLKCGYSMYWDQQKLACVSTSDHCDNQTSVFPTHPVVTTTSQGAFSTEKTTTLSTPSTATNICEDIDSAFLPHPNNCTKFIQCFYGITITRECPPYTYWDVSREACVKGECPHNTTEKPTMTTEMTTTPMTTITQEPTEDTNPTEESPTTTEEVDTDSTTQESTMATSTAETTTTDTNTNPTGETTTTESQTTTEEAEPGSTSSESTMVTSTAETETTTEQSNTYPTGETTTPESQTTSEKAETDSTTQATSAAETETTTEQPKETETTAANTYSTEETTTSESQTTNEEPNETETSKTTTEIQTTTIEPNETETTEVNTSTSLETTNAEVPNTTEEPIETETTEVNTDATTEVQTTTEESNKTQTAAEIPTTTEEPKPNETSTPEDLTTAEDNNQTMETVDEATTSKQYTDEIESRGDSTTAGVEATEQDLRSISLLHSGPLKKATSKILHIPLQAEEVDAAYDAIPIQCSSTNQFIADPKNCHQFYACHNGRLYLWTCGSELYWDSQENVCSASNENCSKA, encoded by the coding sequence ATGAATTTTGTAATATTGGCAGCCACTGTAAGTGGACTGTTGAGTTTTGCAAATCCTGCTAAGGCAAGTCTTAAAGGATACGAAAATCCTTGGATTAAttttgaaattgcaaaaaatgaaaatgcaGTGTGTGCAAATAGTGCAAATAGTTATCATGCAGATCCAAAGCACTGTCGAAATTTCATAGAGTGCATTAATGGAATTGCTTATAGGCGTCAATGTGCCTCAGACATGTATTGGAATCAGAAATATTTCACTTGCGTTTGGTCCTCCGATCATTGTAAGGATAATAATGCCAATGTATGTGCGAATGGTGAAATGTATCATGCAGATGCGGAGGATTGTCATTATTTCATACAGTGCAGTAATGGCACGCCCCATAGGAAGAAATGTGCGGAGCCATTGTTTTGGAAGCAACAGGCATTATCCTGTGTTTGGACCTCAGATCATTGTGAGGAACAAATGTCACCAAGCACCACAACTCAGAGGCCAACCACAACGACCACACCAGAGGAACCCACTACCACGACTACTCTGAGGCCTACCACAACGACCACAGAGGAACCAACTACCACCACTACACTGAGGCCTACCACTACAACCACAGAGGAACCTACTACAACTACTCAGAGGCCAACATCAACTACCACGACTACTCTGGGGTCTACCACACCGACCACAGAGGAACCAACTACCACCACTACTCTGAGACCTACCACCACCACTGCAGAGGAACCTACAACTACAACCACAACGCCCACACCAACATCAACAACCACAGAATTTCCAACTCCTACTACCACGCCAGAGGGTACAATTGCCACGGACTCCACAACTCCTCCAACAACCACAGAAAATCCCCCAATATGTGAGGACATCGATAAACCCTATCATGCCGATCCCTATGATTGTGAATACTACATTGAATGCATTGATGGACAAGCTCATAGAATGAAGTGTCCCAATGGTTTATACTGGAATCAATTGGTCATGGCTTGTGTATTGGGTAATGAGCATTGCTCCAATGAAACGTTGACCACCACAACTGAAACTACAACACCTACTGCACCTTCCTTTAAATGTGGAGAGGAACTTTCTTATCATTCAGATCCTAATAATTGTACAAATTACATACAATGTCTGCATGGCATAGCAACGATTATAAATTGTCCTTTCTTCACTTATTGGGAAGAAAATGTGGGAGCCTGTGTCATTGGCAGTTGTCAGAATGAGGAGACTACCACAGCCATACCTACAACAATCTCAACAACTACTGAAGCAGCAACCACCGCAAATGTGTGTAGCGATGATATATCCTTTCATGCGGATCCTCAAAATTGTACACAGTTCATACAGTGCTATGAAGGAAATCCTTTCACCTTGTCCTGTCCTGAGCAAACATATTGGAATATTTCCACGAACGCTTGTGTCATAGGTCAATGTGAAGTTGCAACTACAACTGAAGGGCCTGAAACAACTACACCCTCCTACCAATGTGAGGAGGATGATGTTTCATATCACCCGGATCCCaataattgtaaaaattttatacaatgtttGAATGGCACAGTAACTGTTGAACATTGTCCCCAATTTACATATTGGGAGGAGAAAATTGGAGCTTGTGTGGTTGGTACTTGCCAAAATGGGGAAGTGACAACAGTTGCACCAACTACAACCACTACAGTTTGGACTACGAGTCCTACAACTCCCAGTATTTGTGGTGAAGAGACCTCCTATCACGGGGATCCGGaaaattgtacacaatttaTTGAATGCTATCAGGGAAATCCTTTCACCTTGCCTTGTCCTGAGCAAACATATTGGAATATTTCTGTGGGAGCTTGTGTTAAGGGTTATTGTGAAGATTCCATTACCACTGAGCAACCAGAACTCACTACACCCTCTTACAAATGTGGAGATGGACTATCATACCATCCAGATCCCAACGATTGTACAAATTACATACAATGTCTTAATGGTATAGAAACAATTTTGAATTGTCCCCAATTCCAATATTGGAACGAAAGGGTAGGAGCTTGTGTTGCTGGTATCTGCCACAATGAGGAAGGTACTGAAACCACATCAGTtataacaacaactacaacagaaTCAACCACTACTTTAACCACACCCAGTTTATGTGATGATGAGACAACATCCTTTCATCCCCATCCCTACAACTGTAGGCAATTCATACAATGCTTTATGGGTAGTGCATTAACCCTACAATGTCCAGACGAAACATATTGGAATGTTTCCAATGAATCTTGTGATTTTGGGTATTGTGATGATGAAATAACTTCAACATTGAGTACTGTAACCACACAGCAACCAATAATTGATCCCAGCATATGTGAAGATGGTGTGCAATATCTACCAGACCATTATGACTGTCATTATTTAATAGAATGTATCAATGGAGTACCCGTGAGATTGAAATGCGGTTATTCTATGTATTGGGATCAACAAAAATTGGCATGTGTTTCAACTTCTGATCATTGTGATAATCAAACATCTGTTTTTCCTACACATCCTGTGGTCACCACAACTTCGCAAGGAGCATTTTCAACAGAAAAAACTACGACATTATCAACACCTTCAACAGCTACCAATATATGTGAGGATATTGATTCAGCTTTTCTACCACAtcccaacaattgtaccaaattcatacAATGCTTCTATGGCATAACGATCACCAGAGAATGTCCACCGTATACTTATTGGGATGTAAGTAGGGAAGCTTGCGTCAAGGGTGAGTGTCCCCATAACACTACGGAAAAGCCTACAATGACAACTGAGATGACTACGACTCCAATGACTACCATAACCCAGGAACCTACGGAGGATACAAATCCAACAGAGGAAAGTCCAACTACAACTGAAGAAGTGGATACTGATTCAACAACTCAGGAGTCAACTATGGCAACATCTACAGCAGAGACTACAACAACGGATACTAATACAAATCCAACTGGAGAAACAACAACCACTGAAAGTCAAACTACAACCGAAGAAGCAGAGCCTGGTTCAACAAGTTCAGAGTCTACTATGGTAACATCAACTGCAGAAACTGAAACCACAACTGAACAGTCTAATACATATCCTACTGGGGAAACAACCACACCTGAAAGTCAAACTACAAGCGAAAAAGCTGAGACTGATTCAACAACTCAGGCAACATCCGCTGCAGAGACTGAAACCACCACAGAACAGCCTAAAGAAACTGAAACAACGGCAGCTAATACATACTCAACTGAAGAAACAACTACCTCTGAGAGTCAAACTACAAATGAAGAACCCAATGAAACTGAAACCTCGAAAACCACTACAGAGATTCAAACTACCACTATAGAACCTAATGAAACCGAAACAACTGAAGTCAATACCTCAACGAGTTTGGAGACTACGAATGCTGAAGTTCCAAATACCACTGAAGAACCAATCGAAACTGAAACAACTGAAGTCAATACAGATGCCACCACTGAAGTTCAAACTACCACTGAGGAATCCAACAAAACACAAACGGCAGCTGAAATTCCAACTACAACAGAAGAACCCAAACCAAATGAAACCTCAACTCCAGAAGATTTGACAACGGCTGAAGATAACAACCAAACAATGGAAACGGTAGATGAGGCCACAACTTCTAAACAGTATACTGATGAAATCGAATCAAGAGGAGATTCAACTACCGCTGGTGTAGAGGCAACGGAACAAGATTTAAGATCTATTTCTTTACTTCACAGTGGACCCTTAAAGAAGGCCActtctaaaattttacatattccCTTGCAAGCTGAAGAAGTGGATGCTGCGTATGATGCAATTCCCATACAGTGCTCCAGCACCAATCAGTTTATAGCAGATCCCAAAAATTGTCATCAATTTTATGCGTGCCACAATGGCAGGTTATATCTATGGACTTGTGGTAGTGAATTATATTGGGATTCCCAAGAAAATGTATGCAGTGCCAGCAATGAAAATTGTTCAAAGGCATGA